In a genomic window of Meriones unguiculatus strain TT.TT164.6M chromosome 8, Bangor_MerUng_6.1, whole genome shotgun sequence:
- the Traf1 gene encoding TNF receptor-associated factor 1 isoform X1: MASSSAPDENEFQFGCTPAACQDPSEPKALCCTACLSENLRDGEDPICLKCRANSLQPVNPGSPLTQEKVNPHPDVAEARVECPFAGVGCSFKGSPQSLQEHEAASQASHLYLLLGVLKKWKSLPGSNLGSTPMALERNLSELQLQAATPPGDLEVDCYRAPCCESQEEQALQQLLREKLLAQLEEKLRVFENIVAVLNKEVEASHLALAASFHQSQLDREHILSLEQKGSSSWVSAPLADQPSPQVVELQQTLSQKDQALGKLEQSLRLVEEASFDGTFLWKITNVTRRCRESACGKTVSLFSPAFYTSKYGYKLCLRLYLNGDGSGKKTHLSLFIVIMRGEYDALLPWPFRNKVTFMLLDQNNREHAIDAFRPDLSSASFQRPQSETNVASGCPLFFPLSKLQSLKHAYVKDDTMFLKCIVDTSA; the protein is encoded by the exons ATGGCCTCCAGCTCGGCCCCTGATGAGAACGAGTTTCAGTTTGGTTGCACCCCTGCTGCCTGCCAGGACCCGTCAGAGCCCAAAGCTCTGTGCTGCACAGCCTGTCTCTCTGAGAACCTGAG AGATGGCGAGGATCCGATCTGCCTTAAATGCAGAGCAAACAGCCTCCAGCCTGTGAATCCAGGAAGCCCTCTGACTCAGGAGAAG GTTAACCCTCACCCTGATGTGGCAGAGGCCAGAGTCGAGTGTCCCTTTGCAGGTGTTGGCTGTTCCTTCAAG GGGAGCCCACAATCTTTGCAGGAGCATGAGGCCGCGTCCCAGGCCTCCCACCTCTACCTGCTGCTGGGGGTCCTGAAGAAGTGGAAGTCCTTGCCGGGCTCCAACCTGGGCTCCACGCCCATGGCGCTGGAGCGGAACCTGTCAGAGCTGCAGCTTCAGGCCGCCACGCCTCCAGGGGACCTGGAGGTAGACTGCTACCGGGCACCTTGCTGTGagagccaggaagagcaggccctGCAGCAGCTCCTGAGGGAGAAGCTGTTGGCCCAGCTGGAGGAGAAGCTGCGCGTGTTTGAGAACATCGTTGCCGTCCTCAACAAGGAAGTGGAGGCTTCCCACCTGGCGCTGGCTGCCTCCTTCCACCAGAGCCAGTTGGACCGGGAGCACATCCTGAGCCTGGAGCAGAAG GGCTCCTCCAGCTGGGTGTCGGCACCTCTGGCTGACCAGCCTTCCCCACAGGTGGTGGAGTTGCAgcagaccctgtcccaaaaagaCCAGGCCCTGGGCAAGCTTGAGCAGAGCCTGCGACTCGTGGAGGAGGCTTCCTTCGATGGCACCTTCCTGTGGAAGATCACCAATGTCACTAGGCGGTGCCGGGAGTCGGCGTGTGGCAAGACTGTCAGCCTCTTCTCTCCAG CTTTCTACACTTCCAAGTACGGTTACAAGCTGTGCCTGCGCTTGTACCTGAATGGGGATGGCTCAGGCAAGAAGACCCACCTGTCCCTGTTCATCGTGATCATGAGAGGGGAGTATGACGCTCTACTGCCCTGGCCGTTCCGGAACAAG GTCACCTTCATGCTCCTTGACCAGAACAACCGTGAGCACGCCATTGATGCCTTCCGGCCTGACCTGAGCTCGGCCTCCTTCCAGCGGCCACAGAGCGAGACCAACGTGGCCAGCGGCTGTCCGCTGTTCTTCCCCCTCAGCAAGCTGCAGTCACTCAAACACGCCTATGTAAAAGATGACACAATGTTCCTCAAGTGTATTGTGGACACCAGTGCTTAG
- the Traf1 gene encoding TNF receptor-associated factor 1 isoform X3: MGLCAPQVNPHPDVAEARVECPFAGVGCSFKGSPQSLQEHEAASQASHLYLLLGVLKKWKSLPGSNLGSTPMALERNLSELQLQAATPPGDLEVDCYRAPCCESQEEQALQQLLREKLLAQLEEKLRVFENIVAVLNKEVEASHLALAASFHQSQLDREHILSLEQKGSSSWVSAPLADQPSPQVVELQQTLSQKDQALGKLEQSLRLVEEASFDGTFLWKITNVTRRCRESACGKTVSLFSPAFYTSKYGYKLCLRLYLNGDGSGKKTHLSLFIVIMRGEYDALLPWPFRNKVTFMLLDQNNREHAIDAFRPDLSSASFQRPQSETNVASGCPLFFPLSKLQSLKHAYVKDDTMFLKCIVDTSA; encoded by the exons ATGGGCCTCTGCGCCCCACAG GTTAACCCTCACCCTGATGTGGCAGAGGCCAGAGTCGAGTGTCCCTTTGCAGGTGTTGGCTGTTCCTTCAAG GGGAGCCCACAATCTTTGCAGGAGCATGAGGCCGCGTCCCAGGCCTCCCACCTCTACCTGCTGCTGGGGGTCCTGAAGAAGTGGAAGTCCTTGCCGGGCTCCAACCTGGGCTCCACGCCCATGGCGCTGGAGCGGAACCTGTCAGAGCTGCAGCTTCAGGCCGCCACGCCTCCAGGGGACCTGGAGGTAGACTGCTACCGGGCACCTTGCTGTGagagccaggaagagcaggccctGCAGCAGCTCCTGAGGGAGAAGCTGTTGGCCCAGCTGGAGGAGAAGCTGCGCGTGTTTGAGAACATCGTTGCCGTCCTCAACAAGGAAGTGGAGGCTTCCCACCTGGCGCTGGCTGCCTCCTTCCACCAGAGCCAGTTGGACCGGGAGCACATCCTGAGCCTGGAGCAGAAG GGCTCCTCCAGCTGGGTGTCGGCACCTCTGGCTGACCAGCCTTCCCCACAGGTGGTGGAGTTGCAgcagaccctgtcccaaaaagaCCAGGCCCTGGGCAAGCTTGAGCAGAGCCTGCGACTCGTGGAGGAGGCTTCCTTCGATGGCACCTTCCTGTGGAAGATCACCAATGTCACTAGGCGGTGCCGGGAGTCGGCGTGTGGCAAGACTGTCAGCCTCTTCTCTCCAG CTTTCTACACTTCCAAGTACGGTTACAAGCTGTGCCTGCGCTTGTACCTGAATGGGGATGGCTCAGGCAAGAAGACCCACCTGTCCCTGTTCATCGTGATCATGAGAGGGGAGTATGACGCTCTACTGCCCTGGCCGTTCCGGAACAAG GTCACCTTCATGCTCCTTGACCAGAACAACCGTGAGCACGCCATTGATGCCTTCCGGCCTGACCTGAGCTCGGCCTCCTTCCAGCGGCCACAGAGCGAGACCAACGTGGCCAGCGGCTGTCCGCTGTTCTTCCCCCTCAGCAAGCTGCAGTCACTCAAACACGCCTATGTAAAAGATGACACAATGTTCCTCAAGTGTATTGTGGACACCAGTGCTTAG
- the Traf1 gene encoding TNF receptor-associated factor 1 isoform X2, which yields MASSSAPDENEFQFGCTPAACQDPSEPKALCCTACLSENLRDGEDPICLKCRANSLQPVNPGSPLTQEKVNPHPDVAEARVECPFAGVGCSFKGSPQSLQEHEAASQASHLYLLLGVLKKWKSLPGSNLGSTPMALERNLSELQLQAATPPGDLEVDCYRAPCCESQEEQALQQLLREKLLAQLEEKLRVFENIVAVLNKEVEASHLALAASFHQSQLDREHILSLEQKVVELQQTLSQKDQALGKLEQSLRLVEEASFDGTFLWKITNVTRRCRESACGKTVSLFSPAFYTSKYGYKLCLRLYLNGDGSGKKTHLSLFIVIMRGEYDALLPWPFRNKVTFMLLDQNNREHAIDAFRPDLSSASFQRPQSETNVASGCPLFFPLSKLQSLKHAYVKDDTMFLKCIVDTSA from the exons ATGGCCTCCAGCTCGGCCCCTGATGAGAACGAGTTTCAGTTTGGTTGCACCCCTGCTGCCTGCCAGGACCCGTCAGAGCCCAAAGCTCTGTGCTGCACAGCCTGTCTCTCTGAGAACCTGAG AGATGGCGAGGATCCGATCTGCCTTAAATGCAGAGCAAACAGCCTCCAGCCTGTGAATCCAGGAAGCCCTCTGACTCAGGAGAAG GTTAACCCTCACCCTGATGTGGCAGAGGCCAGAGTCGAGTGTCCCTTTGCAGGTGTTGGCTGTTCCTTCAAG GGGAGCCCACAATCTTTGCAGGAGCATGAGGCCGCGTCCCAGGCCTCCCACCTCTACCTGCTGCTGGGGGTCCTGAAGAAGTGGAAGTCCTTGCCGGGCTCCAACCTGGGCTCCACGCCCATGGCGCTGGAGCGGAACCTGTCAGAGCTGCAGCTTCAGGCCGCCACGCCTCCAGGGGACCTGGAGGTAGACTGCTACCGGGCACCTTGCTGTGagagccaggaagagcaggccctGCAGCAGCTCCTGAGGGAGAAGCTGTTGGCCCAGCTGGAGGAGAAGCTGCGCGTGTTTGAGAACATCGTTGCCGTCCTCAACAAGGAAGTGGAGGCTTCCCACCTGGCGCTGGCTGCCTCCTTCCACCAGAGCCAGTTGGACCGGGAGCACATCCTGAGCCTGGAGCAGAAG GTGGTGGAGTTGCAgcagaccctgtcccaaaaagaCCAGGCCCTGGGCAAGCTTGAGCAGAGCCTGCGACTCGTGGAGGAGGCTTCCTTCGATGGCACCTTCCTGTGGAAGATCACCAATGTCACTAGGCGGTGCCGGGAGTCGGCGTGTGGCAAGACTGTCAGCCTCTTCTCTCCAG CTTTCTACACTTCCAAGTACGGTTACAAGCTGTGCCTGCGCTTGTACCTGAATGGGGATGGCTCAGGCAAGAAGACCCACCTGTCCCTGTTCATCGTGATCATGAGAGGGGAGTATGACGCTCTACTGCCCTGGCCGTTCCGGAACAAG GTCACCTTCATGCTCCTTGACCAGAACAACCGTGAGCACGCCATTGATGCCTTCCGGCCTGACCTGAGCTCGGCCTCCTTCCAGCGGCCACAGAGCGAGACCAACGTGGCCAGCGGCTGTCCGCTGTTCTTCCCCCTCAGCAAGCTGCAGTCACTCAAACACGCCTATGTAAAAGATGACACAATGTTCCTCAAGTGTATTGTGGACACCAGTGCTTAG